One part of the Ignavibacteria bacterium genome encodes these proteins:
- a CDS encoding GYD domain-containing protein: MSTYVLLTKLSVDNQHNPKRRETMGREWFEEVKKKCPEVKWIDHYALLGPFDFMDIYEAPSEEDAAKVSLITMSQGAVKAESWSAIPYKRFLEIAKDL, translated from the coding sequence ATGTCCACCTATGTGCTGCTGACAAAATTATCCGTTGATAACCAACATAATCCTAAAAGAAGAGAAACCATGGGGCGTGAGTGGTTTGAAGAGGTTAAGAAGAAATGTCCTGAAGTAAAATGGATAGACCATTATGCACTCCTGGGGCCGTTTGATTTTATGGATATTTATGAGGCTCCAAGTGAGGAAGATGCGGCAAAGGTATCGCTTATAACCATGTCGCAGGGTGCCGTTAAGGCCGAAAGCTGGAGCGCAATACCCTATAAAAGGTTTTTGGAAATAGCAAAAGATCTTTGA
- a CDS encoding mechanosensitive ion channel — protein sequence MIERILNLSYFGNTVSEYLTCIGIIVAASLIIKVLRAVFLNRLNIRAKKTKSKVLEFISINTDKFLIPLLYLAAVYTGITFLNLPRYLRRDVDTASIVITTFFAVRFVILVINYSIGYFFKARNEGETTSLKGISTFISIAAWFIGLMFLLDNLGFKISTVIAGLGIGGIAVALAAQAVLGDFFSYFVIFFDRPFEIGDYITVDDKQGMVEKIGIKTTRLTSLTGEEIIFPNSNLTNSRIHNFKRMESRRVAFKTSVVNQAPAMSLKEIPDIIKNIIGEVKDAKFDRSNLQSLGDSKFNFETVYYVSGPDYKKYMDIQQAINIRMYEEFEKRGIKIA from the coding sequence TTGATTGAACGCATTTTGAACCTTTCCTATTTCGGCAACACGGTTTCTGAATACCTGACCTGCATAGGAATAATTGTAGCCGCTTCACTGATTATTAAAGTCCTCCGGGCCGTTTTCCTGAACAGGCTGAATATAAGGGCAAAGAAGACGAAGTCAAAAGTACTCGAATTCATTTCAATTAATACAGATAAGTTTTTAATCCCCCTTTTGTACCTGGCAGCAGTCTATACCGGAATTACTTTCCTCAACCTGCCCCGGTATTTAAGACGTGACGTTGACACAGCATCAATTGTTATTACAACCTTTTTTGCAGTCCGCTTTGTCATTTTGGTTATCAATTACTCCATCGGCTATTTCTTCAAGGCAAGAAACGAGGGGGAGACAACAAGCCTGAAGGGAATTTCAACCTTTATCAGCATTGCCGCTTGGTTTATTGGACTCATGTTCCTCCTGGATAACCTCGGCTTTAAGATTTCAACCGTTATTGCGGGCCTTGGAATCGGCGGTATTGCCGTTGCCCTTGCCGCACAGGCTGTCCTGGGCGACTTTTTCAGCTATTTTGTAATTTTCTTCGACCGCCCATTTGAGATCGGGGACTATATTACCGTAGACGACAAGCAGGGTATGGTTGAAAAAATAGGCATTAAAACAACACGCCTTACCAGCCTTACGGGTGAAGAGATCATATTCCCGAACTCAAACCTTACTAATTCCAGAATACATAATTTCAAGAGAATGGAATCCAGGCGCGTCGCCTTTAAGACCAGTGTGGTAAACCAGGCCCCTGCGATGAGCCTGAAGGAGATACCGGATATAATAAAGAATATTATAGGTGAAGTTAAGGATGCAAAGTTCGACCGCTCAAACCTGCAGTCACTAGGCGACAGCAAGTTTAATTTTGAAACAGTGTACTACGTTTCCGGTCCGGACTATAAAAAATATATGGACATCCAGCAGGCAATAAATATTAGAATGTATGAGGAGTTTGAAAAAAGAGGCATAAAAATAGCCTGA
- a CDS encoding response regulator has product MINNLMIGSGTFSTSRYNVKTDKLNVFISDDSPVVRVRLANMIADIDGISLIGEAANVQDSIEKINQLRPNAVILDICMPGGSGIDVLKKVRQLNSSAIIIVLTNYPFPQYRKICMEAGADYFFDKSNEFHKVLDIFKNLASHQD; this is encoded by the coding sequence ATGATTAATAACTTAATGATAGGTTCAGGGACTTTTTCTACGTCACGTTACAATGTAAAGACAGATAAATTAAACGTTTTTATTTCGGATGATTCACCTGTTGTTCGTGTCCGCTTGGCTAATATGATTGCTGATATTGACGGCATAAGTCTGATTGGAGAAGCTGCGAACGTACAAGATTCAATCGAAAAGATAAATCAGCTCAGGCCTAATGCGGTCATACTGGATATCTGCATGCCCGGCGGCAGCGGTATTGATGTATTAAAGAAAGTCAGACAGCTGAATAGCTCTGCCATTATCATTGTACTTACAAACTACCCCTTCCCCCAGTACAGGAAGATCTGCATGGAAGCCGGGGCGGATTACTTTTTCGACAAGTCCAACGAATTTCATAAAGTGCTGGATATCTTTAAGAATCTGGCATCTCACCAGGACTAA
- a CDS encoding NUDIX hydrolase, whose amino-acid sequence MIPKWLEWAKSLQALAQNGLEYATNEFDIERYKSVMEVAAEILSEHSLVKKEVIKELFSEQTGYATPRVDVRGVVFKDDRILMVKEKSDGRWTLPGGWADPNEPPSTAVEREVFEESGFIVKATRLLALYDRDKQGHYPPHPFHVYKIFFLCELQGGKETLSIETSGVEFFSESEIPELSHARVTIKQIRKFFSKYHKAEWTTEFD is encoded by the coding sequence ATGATTCCTAAATGGCTGGAATGGGCCAAGAGCCTGCAGGCTCTTGCCCAGAACGGGCTTGAATACGCCACAAACGAATTTGACATTGAAAGATACAAGTCTGTAATGGAAGTTGCCGCTGAGATACTCTCGGAGCATTCACTGGTAAAAAAAGAGGTGATAAAAGAGCTTTTTTCAGAGCAGACAGGCTATGCAACTCCGAGAGTGGACGTAAGGGGCGTGGTTTTTAAGGACGACAGGATTCTAATGGTAAAGGAGAAGTCCGACGGGCGGTGGACGCTTCCCGGAGGCTGGGCCGATCCGAATGAACCCCCGTCAACGGCAGTTGAAAGGGAAGTCTTTGAAGAGTCGGGCTTTATTGTTAAAGCCACCAGGCTTCTTGCCCTATACGACCGCGACAAGCAGGGGCACTATCCGCCTCATCCTTTTCACGTCTACAAGATATTTTTCCTCTGTGAGCTTCAGGGAGGCAAGGAAACCTTAAGCATTGAAACAAGCGGCGTGGAATTTTTCAGCGAAAGTGAAATACCCGAGTTATCGCACGCAAGGGTTACAATTAAACAGATCCGGAAGTTCTTCAGCAAGTACCACAAAGCCGAATGGACGACAGAGTTTGATTAA
- a CDS encoding PAS domain S-box protein: MNRTSKRKTDIDLPLVLQSSDHFFNLSQELLCLCNSEGLIKRVNPAWQKTLGYTEKELLESNFFELLHSGDIELMKSILMSPDINFPVKTEMRLRNRSGHYRMVSWIISRSSEEGLIYLSGNIFLTEKEPERPIPDGEIYFRSLIENSLDVKSIFDEEGVFQYVSPSVEKMLGYKPGELIGKNLIRFTHPEDITRLIKVFGKVVKTPESTSSVEFRVRDKEFKWHSIESMMRNMLHNPSVRGVVVNSRDITQRKDAENTIHTLLSISKKLNSTLNVDLLVEALVEEALKLSDSESGCAGLKTAEGMVCKKFFFNGVAQDFEYCWTPGMGIAGRLIVNKSPYITNNALKDPIILPEIRDRFSIKSGAYVSILNSQGDVIGFLSVYNKKNDMNFTEADKEKLVALAQLASTAIQNAIAYQKIQTAEFQLKNSREQLRRLSAHTQSAREEERTRISREIHDELGQALTGLKMDLSWLDKKLQAEGQPAEAVTEKINAMYSLINATIKSVRKISSELRPGVLDYLGISAAIEWQAQEFQNRTGIACRIVAMPKELELDQNFSTALFRIFQETLTNIARHASATKIEISLVHESGNIILAIKDNGRGITEEEILNTKSFGLLGMRERAYLLGGEFSIKGTPGKGTTVTVTIPVGDLKDKGGAV; the protein is encoded by the coding sequence ATGAACAGGACTTCCAAAAGAAAAACTGATATTGATCTGCCTCTGGTACTTCAGTCTTCGGACCATTTTTTCAATTTGTCGCAGGAGCTCCTTTGCCTTTGCAATTCAGAGGGCCTTATTAAGAGAGTTAATCCGGCCTGGCAGAAGACACTCGGCTATACTGAAAAAGAGCTGCTCGAAAGCAACTTTTTCGAACTCCTGCACAGCGGCGATATTGAACTGATGAAGAGCATCCTCATGAGTCCGGATATAAATTTTCCCGTTAAGACAGAGATGAGACTCCGTAACAGAAGCGGCCATTACAGAATGGTTTCCTGGATTATTTCACGTTCAAGCGAAGAAGGGCTAATCTATTTGTCAGGCAATATATTTTTAACAGAAAAAGAACCTGAAAGACCAATACCCGACGGGGAGATCTATTTCAGGTCACTCATTGAAAACTCACTCGACGTTAAATCAATTTTTGATGAGGAAGGGGTCTTCCAGTATGTAAGCCCCTCGGTAGAGAAAATGCTGGGCTATAAACCCGGAGAACTTATCGGGAAAAACCTTATCCGGTTTACGCATCCTGAAGACATAACCAGGCTGATCAAGGTCTTCGGCAAGGTCGTCAAAACTCCCGAGAGCACCTCTTCAGTTGAGTTCCGCGTCAGGGACAAGGAATTCAAATGGCACTCTATTGAAAGCATGATGAGAAATATGCTGCATAACCCTTCGGTAAGAGGAGTTGTCGTAAACTCAAGAGATATTACACAGCGTAAAGACGCCGAAAATACAATCCATACGCTCTTAAGCATCAGCAAGAAACTGAACTCCACGCTGAATGTGGATCTGCTCGTTGAGGCACTGGTAGAGGAGGCCCTTAAGCTTTCCGACTCCGAGAGCGGCTGCGCCGGGCTTAAGACGGCCGAAGGCATGGTATGTAAAAAGTTTTTCTTTAACGGGGTAGCACAGGATTTTGAATACTGCTGGACACCGGGCATGGGTATTGCAGGAAGGCTGATCGTTAATAAGAGCCCTTATATTACAAATAACGCGTTAAAAGACCCCATCATTCTCCCTGAAATCCGCGACAGGTTTTCTATTAAATCAGGAGCATATGTTTCAATACTAAACTCACAGGGTGATGTGATCGGGTTCCTTTCGGTCTATAATAAGAAAAACGACATGAACTTTACCGAGGCCGATAAGGAAAAGCTTGTTGCCCTTGCACAGCTGGCTTCAACGGCAATCCAGAACGCAATTGCATACCAGAAGATACAGACCGCCGAGTTCCAGCTCAAAAACTCACGCGAGCAGCTTAGACGCCTTTCGGCCCATACTCAGTCGGCCAGGGAAGAAGAGCGCACAAGGATCTCAAGGGAAATCCATGACGAGCTCGGACAGGCGCTTACCGGCCTCAAGATGGACCTTTCTTGGCTGGATAAGAAACTACAGGCTGAAGGACAGCCGGCAGAAGCTGTTACTGAAAAAATTAACGCAATGTATTCTCTCATAAACGCTACAATTAAGTCTGTCCGCAAGATCTCCTCTGAACTCAGGCCGGGAGTGCTGGATTACCTTGGAATCTCGGCAGCCATTGAATGGCAGGCGCAGGAATTCCAGAACAGGACAGGCATTGCGTGCAGGATTGTTGCAATGCCTAAGGAACTGGAGCTCGATCAGAACTTCTCTACGGCACTGTTCAGGATTTTCCAGGAAACCCTCACAAATATTGCCCGCCATGCCTCTGCAACTAAGATTGAGATCAGCCTCGTGCACGAAAGCGGCAATATTATACTCGCAATTAAAGACAACGGAAGGGGCATTACAGAAGAGGAAATCTTAAATACAAAGTCTTTTGGACTCCTTGGAATGCGCGAAAGAGCTTATCTTTTAGGCGGCGAGTTCTCAATTAAGGGTACGCCGGGCAAGGGTACCACTGTAACGGTTACAATACCTGTCGGAGATTTAAAAGATAAAGGGGGAGCAGTATGA
- a CDS encoding response regulator transcription factor produces MIKILIGDDHAIVRQGLKQIIFEGKGKCTCGEAENGQVVLDMLDKEDWDVVILDISMPGMSGLDILKEIKKTKPRLPVLVLTMHSEDQFALRSIKAGASGYLTKDSAPEELIKAINKVMDGGKYVNQQLAEILAADIERKAEGPLHDTLSDREYQVMRLIASGRTAKQIADELALSVKTISTYRARLLEKMKMKTNAELTYYAIQNKLVE; encoded by the coding sequence ATGATAAAAATTTTAATTGGCGACGACCATGCTATTGTAAGGCAGGGTCTAAAACAGATAATCTTTGAAGGCAAAGGCAAATGCACCTGCGGCGAGGCTGAAAACGGCCAGGTGGTCCTTGATATGCTGGATAAGGAAGACTGGGATGTTGTTATACTGGACATTTCAATGCCCGGAATGAGCGGGCTCGATATATTGAAGGAAATTAAGAAAACAAAACCACGCCTGCCGGTCCTGGTGCTCACCATGCATTCAGAGGACCAGTTTGCACTCCGCTCCATTAAAGCCGGAGCCTCTGGCTACCTGACAAAGGACAGCGCGCCCGAGGAACTCATTAAGGCAATCAATAAGGTTATGGATGGCGGCAAATACGTCAACCAGCAGCTGGCCGAAATCCTGGCCGCCGATATTGAAAGAAAAGCCGAAGGGCCCCTGCACGACACTCTTTCGGACAGGGAATACCAGGTAATGCGCCTTATTGCTTCCGGAAGAACGGCTAAACAGATCGCTGATGAACTCGCCCTGAGCGTTAAGACCATCAGCACCTACAGGGCCAGACTCCTGGAAAAAATGAAAATGAAGACCAACGCGGAACTGACCTACTATGCTATTCAGAATAAACTCGTTGAATAG